In Saccharothrix violaceirubra, the following are encoded in one genomic region:
- a CDS encoding IS3 family transposase, which yields MLKAAGLARSTFFYQQARLARPDPHAELKTAITEEFEAAHGRYGHRRVHLVLSRKGRRVARKTVLKLMNTLGLVCKVRRPRRHRSWQGQTGTTAGNLLNREFGASSPDTKWVTDVTEFRVGDRKIYLSPVIDLFDRSVIAYSCGLSPSLELTNSSLRAAIATLPAAARPLVHPDQGFHYQHVTWRRLLADAGLTQSMSRRGNCLDNAVAENFFGHLKEELFHHTTFDTVEEFTAALHEYIDWYNTTRISTTLKGLSPVQYRAQALAA from the coding sequence CTGCTCAAGGCCGCGGGCCTTGCCCGCTCGACGTTCTTCTACCAGCAGGCCCGCCTGGCCCGGCCCGACCCGCACGCCGAACTCAAGACCGCGATCACCGAGGAGTTCGAGGCCGCCCATGGCCGTTACGGGCATCGGCGGGTTCACCTGGTGCTGAGCCGCAAGGGCCGGCGGGTGGCCAGGAAGACGGTGCTGAAGCTGATGAACACCCTCGGCCTGGTCTGCAAGGTCCGCAGGCCACGCCGCCACCGGTCCTGGCAGGGGCAGACCGGCACCACCGCCGGGAACCTGCTCAACCGCGAGTTCGGCGCCTCGTCTCCGGACACGAAATGGGTCACCGACGTCACCGAGTTCCGCGTTGGTGACCGCAAGATCTATCTGTCGCCGGTGATCGACCTGTTCGACCGGTCCGTGATCGCCTACAGCTGCGGCCTGTCCCCGTCGCTGGAGCTGACGAACTCCTCACTGCGCGCCGCGATCGCCACCCTGCCCGCCGCGGCCAGACCACTGGTGCACCCCGACCAGGGCTTCCACTACCAGCACGTCACCTGGCGCAGGCTACTGGCCGATGCCGGTCTGACCCAGTCGATGTCCCGGCGGGGCAACTGCCTGGACAACGCGGTCGCCGAGAACTTCTTCGGACATCTGAAGGAAGAACTGTTCCACCACACCACGTTCGACACCGTCGAGGAGTTCACCGCGGCACTGCACGAGTACATCGACTGGTACAACACCACCCGCATCTCCACCACGCTCAAGGGCCTGAGCCCGGTCCAATACCGAGCCCAGGCCCTCGCGGCCTAA
- a CDS encoding 6-phosphofructokinase has protein sequence MRIGVLTGGGDCPGLNAVIRGVVRKGIEVHGWEVVGFRNGWQGPLENLTRPLGLPDVEDILTRGGTILGSSRTNPYKVEGGVDKIREVLAANGVDALVAIGGEDTLGVAKRLTDDGIGVVGVPKTIDNDLGSTDYTFGFDTAVHIATEAIDRLRTTAESHHRALVVEVMGRHAGWIALHSGLAGGANGILVPERQFSVEKVVEWVERRFEREYAPIIVVAEGAIPEGGAEVLHSGEKDAFGHVRLGGVGQWLAEEIAERTGKESRAVVLGHVQRGGTPTAYDRVLATRFGLHAVDAVAEGDFGVMVALKGTDIVRVKLSEATAELKTVPTERYSEAEVFFG, from the coding sequence ATGCGCATTGGTGTGCTCACCGGCGGTGGCGACTGCCCCGGCCTCAACGCGGTCATCCGCGGCGTGGTCCGCAAGGGCATCGAGGTCCACGGCTGGGAGGTCGTCGGCTTCCGCAACGGCTGGCAGGGTCCCCTGGAGAACCTGACCCGGCCGCTCGGACTGCCCGACGTCGAGGACATCCTGACCCGGGGCGGCACGATCCTGGGCTCTTCGCGCACCAACCCGTACAAGGTCGAGGGCGGTGTCGACAAGATCCGCGAGGTGCTCGCGGCCAACGGCGTCGACGCCCTGGTCGCCATCGGCGGCGAGGACACCCTCGGCGTGGCGAAGAGGCTGACCGACGACGGCATCGGCGTCGTCGGCGTGCCGAAGACCATCGACAACGACCTGGGTTCGACCGACTACACGTTCGGTTTCGACACGGCCGTGCACATCGCCACCGAGGCGATCGACCGCCTGCGCACGACGGCGGAGTCCCACCACCGCGCGCTGGTCGTGGAGGTCATGGGCCGCCACGCCGGCTGGATCGCCCTGCACTCGGGCCTCGCGGGCGGCGCGAACGGCATCCTCGTGCCCGAGCGTCAGTTCAGTGTGGAGAAGGTCGTCGAGTGGGTGGAGCGCCGCTTCGAGCGCGAGTACGCCCCGATCATCGTGGTCGCCGAGGGCGCCATCCCCGAGGGCGGCGCCGAGGTGCTGCACTCGGGCGAGAAGGACGCGTTCGGCCACGTCCGCCTGGGCGGCGTCGGCCAGTGGCTGGCCGAGGAGATCGCGGAGCGCACGGGCAAGGAGTCGCGCGCGGTCGTGCTGGGCCACGTCCAGCGCGGCGGCACGCCCACGGCCTACGACCGCGTCCTGGCCACCCGGTTCGGCCTGCACGCGGTGGACGCGGTCGCCGAGGGCGACTTCGGCGTCATGGTCGCACTCAAGGGCACCGACATCGTCCGCGTGAAGCTGTCCGAGGCCACCGCCGAGCTGAAGACCGTTCCGACGGAGCGCTACTCGGAGGCCGAGGTCTTCTTCGGCTGA
- a CDS encoding polyadenylate-specific 3'-exoribonuclease AS: MRFFYDCEFIEDGVTIDLVSIGVVDEEGREYYAVSTGFDPAKAGPWVRANVLNQLPPPADPAWRSRERIKKDLIDFFGGPKANRDDVELWAWFAAYDHVALAQLWGAMPALPRMLPRFTRDLRQRWEDVGKPRLPQPPADAHDALADARHNLARWKVIEAERNRRGFVVR, encoded by the coding sequence GTGCGGTTCTTCTACGACTGTGAGTTCATCGAGGACGGGGTGACGATCGACCTCGTCTCCATCGGCGTGGTCGACGAGGAGGGCCGCGAGTACTACGCCGTGTCGACCGGGTTCGATCCGGCCAAGGCCGGTCCGTGGGTGCGGGCCAACGTGCTCAACCAGCTCCCGCCGCCCGCCGATCCCGCGTGGCGCAGTCGTGAGCGGATCAAGAAGGACCTGATCGACTTCTTCGGCGGGCCCAAGGCCAACCGCGACGACGTCGAGCTGTGGGCGTGGTTCGCCGCCTACGACCACGTGGCCCTGGCCCAGTTGTGGGGCGCGATGCCCGCGTTGCCGCGCATGCTGCCGCGCTTCACCCGCGACCTGCGCCAGCGCTGGGAGGACGTGGGCAAACCACGCCTGCCGCAGCCGCCCGCCGACGCGCACGACGCGCTCGCCGACGCCCGCCACAACCTGGCCCGGTGGAAGGTGATCGAGGCCGAACGGAACCGCCGGGGCTTCGTGGTCCGGTGA
- a CDS encoding lysophospholipid acyltransferase family protein, with product MLYWLMKHVFIGPILKLFFRPRIIEGAENLPESGGVILASNHLAVSDSFFLPLKLSRRVTFPAKIEYFTGKGVKGAIKRWFFSGVGQVPIDRSSASAAQAALDTGVRIVREGKVLGIYPEGTRSPDGRLYKGKVGVAWIALESGAPVIPVAMFGTDKANPIGSKMWRPYPIRIKIGKPLDFSRYAGLSGDRFVLRSITDEIMYALMELSGQEYVDVYAAKAKETADETSAADRLPDKKAG from the coding sequence GTGCTCTACTGGTTGATGAAGCACGTCTTTATCGGGCCGATCCTGAAGTTGTTCTTCCGTCCGCGCATCATCGAGGGCGCGGAGAACCTGCCCGAGTCCGGTGGCGTCATCCTCGCGAGCAACCACCTCGCGGTGTCCGACTCCTTCTTCCTGCCGTTGAAGCTGTCCCGCCGGGTCACGTTCCCGGCGAAGATCGAGTACTTCACGGGCAAGGGTGTCAAGGGCGCGATCAAGCGGTGGTTCTTCTCCGGCGTCGGCCAGGTGCCCATCGACCGGTCGAGCGCGAGTGCGGCCCAGGCCGCGCTGGACACGGGCGTGCGGATCGTGCGCGAGGGCAAGGTGCTGGGCATCTACCCGGAGGGCACGCGTTCCCCGGACGGCCGGCTCTACAAGGGCAAGGTCGGCGTGGCCTGGATCGCCCTCGAATCCGGTGCGCCGGTCATCCCGGTCGCGATGTTCGGCACGGACAAGGCCAACCCCATCGGCTCGAAGATGTGGCGGCCGTACCCGATCCGGATCAAGATCGGCAAGCCGCTCGACTTCTCCCGCTACGCCGGCCTGTCCGGCGACCGGTTCGTGCTGCGGTCGATCACCGACGAGATCATGTACGCCCTGATGGAGCTGTCCGGCCAGGAGTACGTCGACGTCTACGCGGCCAAGGCCAAGGAGACCGCCGACGAGACCTCCGCCGCCGACCGGCTCCCCGACAAGAAGGCCGGCTGA
- a CDS encoding ROK family protein, with translation MLTIGLDVGGTSVRAGVVTGDGEVLDTVRAATPGGVAALEDAICGAIADLAARHPVTAVGLAVAGFVAADRRTVLFAPHLAWRRAPVAERVARRVGLPVVLEHDANAAAFAEYRFGAARGARVAVLVALGTGIGGALLVDGVLFRGAHGVAPELGHLRLVPDGRPCPCGRAGCWERYCSGTALATTAVELLARYPGSSTVLAREVVGNGRVVTGRRVAGAARDGDPVARRALADLARWLGDGLALVADVYDPEVVVVGGGVSESAPLFLDDARERYASVMTGAGHRPPARIRTAQLGDDAGLVGAAVLARESSTRTP, from the coding sequence GTGCTGACGATCGGCCTCGACGTCGGCGGCACGAGCGTGCGCGCGGGCGTGGTCACCGGCGACGGCGAGGTGCTCGACACCGTCCGTGCGGCGACACCCGGCGGCGTGGCGGCGTTGGAGGACGCGATCTGCGGTGCGATCGCGGACCTGGCCGCGCGGCACCCCGTGACGGCCGTCGGGCTCGCGGTGGCGGGGTTCGTGGCGGCCGACCGGCGGACCGTGCTGTTCGCGCCGCACCTGGCGTGGCGGCGGGCGCCCGTGGCCGAACGCGTCGCGCGGCGGGTGGGACTGCCCGTCGTGCTGGAGCACGACGCCAACGCGGCGGCGTTCGCCGAGTACCGCTTCGGCGCGGCCCGGGGCGCGCGGGTGGCCGTGCTGGTCGCCCTGGGTACCGGGATCGGCGGGGCGCTGCTGGTCGACGGGGTGTTGTTCCGGGGTGCGCACGGCGTGGCGCCTGAGCTGGGACACCTGCGGCTCGTGCCCGACGGGCGGCCGTGCCCGTGCGGGCGTGCGGGCTGTTGGGAGCGGTATTGCAGCGGGACGGCCCTGGCCACGACCGCCGTCGAACTGCTGGCGCGGTATCCGGGCTCGTCGACCGTGCTGGCCCGGGAGGTGGTGGGCAACGGTCGTGTGGTGACCGGTCGTCGGGTGGCGGGCGCGGCCCGGGACGGCGATCCGGTGGCCCGTCGCGCGCTGGCCGACCTGGCCCGCTGGCTGGGTGACGGCCTCGCCCTGGTGGCCGACGTCTACGACCCCGAGGTCGTGGTGGTCGGCGGCGGGGTGTCCGAGTCGGCGCCCCTGTTCCTGGACGACGCCCGTGAGCGCTACGCGTCGGTCATGACCGGCGCCGGCCACCGCCCGCCGGCCCGCATCCGCACCGCCCAGCTCGGCGACGACGCCGGTCTGGTGGGCGCCGCCGTCCTGGCCCGCGAGTCCTCCACCCGGACACCCTGA
- a CDS encoding ArsA family ATPase: MSARLLLFTGKGGVGKTTLAAATAVALAAAGRKTLVVSTDPAHSLGDALGVPAGADPVEVEPGLHAAQVDPRALVDEAWRDLRGHLRTLLAGAGVDELAAEELTVLPGVEELLALAEVRRFVAEGPWDAVVVDCGPTAETLRLLALPEALASYLERLFPTHRRVVRGLLAGVAGSAQVDRWDATADALGRLAERLERLRDLLTSPDTAVRLVLTPERVVAAETRRTATALALQGIAVDGVVANRLVPDPGAETGAAASWLRTRRAEQEAVLAGLDGLGVVRTVGHRAQEPVGVAELLAVAESLYGGADPLDGVRSGSAAAEMSRDGDDYVLRIAVRVGDSDLGLARVGDELAVTVDGRRRLVALPSLLKRCVVTGAELDAESLVVRFRPDPDLWMR, translated from the coding sequence ATGAGCGCCCGCCTGCTCCTGTTCACCGGCAAGGGCGGCGTCGGCAAGACCACGCTGGCCGCGGCCACCGCCGTCGCGCTCGCCGCCGCCGGCCGCAAGACCCTGGTCGTGTCGACCGACCCCGCGCACTCCCTGGGCGACGCGCTGGGCGTGCCCGCCGGCGCCGACCCGGTCGAGGTCGAACCCGGACTGCACGCGGCCCAGGTCGACCCGCGTGCCCTCGTCGACGAAGCGTGGCGCGACCTGCGCGGCCACCTGCGGACGCTGCTCGCGGGCGCGGGCGTCGACGAGCTGGCGGCCGAGGAGCTGACCGTGCTGCCCGGCGTCGAGGAGCTGCTCGCGCTGGCCGAGGTGCGCCGGTTCGTCGCCGAGGGGCCGTGGGACGCGGTGGTCGTGGACTGCGGTCCGACCGCCGAGACGCTGCGGCTGCTGGCGCTGCCCGAGGCGCTGGCCTCGTACCTCGAACGGCTGTTCCCGACCCATCGGCGCGTGGTGCGCGGACTGCTGGCCGGCGTCGCGGGCAGCGCGCAGGTCGACCGCTGGGACGCGACCGCCGACGCCCTGGGCCGGCTCGCCGAGCGCCTCGAGCGGCTGCGTGACCTGCTGACCTCGCCGGACACCGCCGTGCGGCTGGTGCTGACGCCCGAACGCGTCGTCGCCGCCGAGACCCGGCGGACCGCGACCGCGCTGGCGCTCCAGGGGATCGCCGTGGACGGCGTCGTGGCCAACCGGCTCGTGCCCGATCCCGGCGCCGAGACCGGTGCGGCGGCCTCGTGGCTGCGCACCCGGCGTGCCGAGCAGGAGGCCGTGCTCGCCGGACTGGACGGTCTCGGCGTGGTGCGCACTGTCGGTCACCGCGCGCAGGAACCTGTCGGCGTGGCCGAACTGCTCGCGGTCGCCGAGTCGCTGTACGGGGGAGCGGACCCGCTCGACGGCGTCCGGTCCGGATCCGCGGCGGCGGAGATGTCCCGCGACGGGGACGACTACGTGCTGCGGATCGCGGTGCGCGTCGGCGACTCCGACCTCGGCCTGGCCCGCGTCGGCGACGAACTGGCCGTGACCGTGGACGGGCGGCGTCGGCTCGTCGCGTTGCCGTCGCTGCTCAAGCGCTGTGTGGTGACCGGTGCGGAGTTGGACGCCGAGAGCCTGGTCGTCCGCTTCCGGCCCGATCCCGACCTCTGGATGCGGTGA
- a CDS encoding SRPBCC family protein, translating to MADESTQSIVIDAAADRIVDVIADFATYPEWANGVKATEVLETRADGRAAQVRFNIDQGPIKDEYVLAYDEWSPGLISWHLVKGQMQKFQEGTYRLTPKGGGTEVTYTLSVQLVVPMIGLFRRKAEKMIMDTALKELKRRVEKAG from the coding sequence ATGGCCGACGAGTCAACCCAGTCCATCGTCATCGACGCGGCAGCGGACCGCATCGTCGACGTGATCGCCGACTTCGCGACGTATCCCGAGTGGGCGAACGGGGTCAAGGCGACCGAGGTGCTGGAGACCCGCGCGGACGGCCGGGCGGCGCAGGTGCGGTTCAACATCGACCAGGGGCCGATCAAGGACGAGTACGTGCTCGCCTACGACGAGTGGTCGCCGGGCCTGATCTCGTGGCACCTGGTCAAAGGGCAGATGCAGAAGTTCCAGGAGGGCACCTACCGGCTCACGCCCAAGGGCGGCGGCACCGAGGTGACCTACACGCTGTCCGTGCAGCTCGTCGTGCCGATGATCGGGCTGTTCCGGCGCAAGGCCGAGAAGATGATCATGGACACCGCGCTGAAGGAGCTCAAGCGCCGGGTGGAAAAGGCGGGATGA
- a CDS encoding metallophosphoesterase family protein encodes MRVHVVSDVHGNAEALARAGDGADALVVLGDLLDFVDYYDHGNGILGRIFGAEKVRVFAEMRTGRMPVEAALYLRSLWAQVDDAAEVVREAVLEQYERLFAAMPAPTYATPGNVDSPELWPRFAGRGVHVLDGEVAEIGGLRFGFVGGALLPPAFAPRRRGGPWHAYLRTEEDFGAAAVGLTDVDVLCTHIPPAVADLTYDVVARRPEFGSHALLKVIERDRPRWSVFGHVHQPLSRRVRIGRTECVNVGHFQRTGTPHVLRW; translated from the coding sequence GTGCGCGTTCACGTCGTGTCGGATGTCCACGGCAACGCCGAGGCGCTCGCCCGTGCGGGCGACGGTGCCGACGCGCTGGTCGTGCTGGGCGACCTGCTGGACTTCGTCGACTACTACGACCACGGCAACGGCATCCTCGGCCGCATCTTCGGCGCCGAGAAGGTGCGCGTGTTCGCCGAGATGCGCACCGGTCGGATGCCCGTCGAGGCCGCGCTGTACCTGCGGTCGCTGTGGGCGCAGGTCGACGACGCCGCCGAGGTGGTCCGCGAGGCCGTGCTGGAGCAGTACGAGCGGCTGTTCGCGGCCATGCCCGCGCCGACCTACGCGACACCGGGCAACGTGGACAGTCCCGAGCTGTGGCCCCGGTTCGCGGGCCGGGGCGTGCACGTGCTCGACGGCGAGGTGGCCGAGATCGGCGGCCTGCGGTTCGGGTTCGTCGGCGGCGCGCTGCTGCCGCCCGCGTTCGCGCCGCGTCGGCGTGGCGGGCCGTGGCACGCGTACCTGCGCACCGAGGAGGACTTCGGCGCGGCGGCCGTCGGACTGACCGATGTGGACGTGCTGTGCACGCACATCCCACCCGCCGTCGCGGACCTGACCTACGACGTCGTGGCCCGGCGTCCGGAGTTCGGCTCGCACGCGCTGCTGAAGGTGATCGAGCGGGACCGGCCGCGCTGGTCGGTGTTCGGGCACGTGCACCAGCCGTTGAGCCGGCGGGTCCGGATCGGGCGCACGGAGTGCGTCAACGTCGGGCATTTCCAGCGCACCGGCACGCCGCACGTGCTGCGCTGGTGA
- a CDS encoding polyketide cyclase / dehydrase and lipid transport, producing the protein MALLPVVAGVDVVDETFLAVPPAVVAAVFADPAAWPGFWPDLLPAVYADRGVEGMRWTVTGALVGSMEVWLEPMSDGTLLHYFLRAELPGTPTPRRVRAEIRRRQLAAKAVAFGLKASLEAGRPAGVAPPLP; encoded by the coding sequence GTGGCACTGTTGCCGGTCGTGGCCGGTGTGGACGTCGTCGACGAGACCTTCCTGGCGGTGCCGCCCGCCGTCGTGGCGGCGGTGTTCGCCGATCCGGCGGCGTGGCCCGGTTTCTGGCCGGACCTCCTCCCCGCCGTGTACGCCGATCGCGGCGTCGAGGGGATGCGCTGGACGGTGACGGGCGCGCTCGTGGGCTCCATGGAGGTGTGGCTGGAGCCCATGTCGGACGGGACGTTGCTGCACTACTTCCTGCGCGCCGAACTGCCGGGCACGCCGACGCCGCGCCGGGTGCGGGCCGAGATCCGGCGCCGGCAGCTCGCCGCGAAGGCGGTCGCGTTCGGGCTCAAGGCGTCCCTGGAGGCGGGACGACCCGCCGGGGTGGCACCCCCGCTGCCGTAG
- a CDS encoding AMP-dependent synthetase/ligase translates to MREFSVPATATVAAEENLTDMVWANAERFGNAVSFRRRIDGTWVDVTSRDFAAQVLAVAKGLIASGLAVGDRVGLMSKTRYEWTLLDFAIWHAGGVVVPIYETSSAEQIEWILSDSATKALFVETAAHHATVDTVVADLPEVRSVWRIEGPGDGVAGAIDELTALGAAVSDDDARARRTEVGADDIATIVYTSGTTGRPKGCELTHRNLLAEVRSDINAFPRLMRAGNALLLFLPLAHILARAIALTAFSARVTLGHTPDVRNLVDDLQSFRPTFVVAVPRVFEKVYNGAKQKAHAGGKGKIFDAAEQTAVAFSKARDEGGPGLGLRIKHALFAKLVYGKLQAALGGRCVAAVSGGAPLGSRLAHFFRGVGVPVYEGYGLTETSAAACVNTESAFRVGTVGRPVAGTSLRIAEDGEVLIKGDIVFTGYWNNPAATAESLVDGWYRSGDLGALDDDGFLKITGRKKEIIVTAGGKNVSPAQLEDRLRAHPLISQCMVVGDARPYVGALITVDPEFFPAWRERTGKPATAGVADLLDDEDLRAEIQAAVDDANQAVSKAESIRRFRILPVDFTEAGGELTPSLKLRRSVVSDTYRRDIESLYA, encoded by the coding sequence GTGCGCGAGTTCAGCGTCCCCGCCACCGCCACTGTGGCAGCCGAGGAGAACCTCACCGACATGGTGTGGGCGAACGCGGAGCGCTTCGGCAACGCGGTCAGCTTCCGGCGCCGGATCGACGGCACGTGGGTCGACGTGACGTCGCGCGATTTCGCCGCCCAGGTACTCGCGGTCGCCAAGGGGCTGATCGCGAGCGGGCTGGCGGTCGGCGACCGGGTCGGCCTGATGTCCAAGACCCGGTACGAGTGGACCCTGCTGGACTTCGCGATCTGGCACGCGGGTGGCGTGGTCGTGCCGATCTACGAGACGTCGTCGGCCGAGCAGATCGAGTGGATCCTGTCGGACTCGGCGACCAAGGCGCTGTTCGTGGAGACCGCCGCGCACCACGCGACCGTGGACACGGTCGTCGCGGACCTGCCCGAGGTGCGCAGCGTGTGGCGCATCGAGGGCCCCGGCGACGGCGTGGCCGGCGCGATCGACGAGCTGACCGCGCTGGGCGCCGCGGTGTCCGACGACGACGCCCGCGCCCGGCGCACCGAGGTGGGCGCGGACGACATCGCGACGATCGTCTACACCTCGGGCACCACCGGCCGGCCCAAGGGCTGCGAGCTGACGCACCGCAACCTGCTCGCCGAGGTCCGGTCGGACATCAACGCGTTCCCCCGGTTGATGCGCGCGGGCAACGCCCTGCTGCTGTTCCTGCCGCTGGCCCACATCCTGGCCAGGGCGATCGCACTGACCGCGTTCTCCGCGCGCGTGACGCTGGGCCACACCCCGGACGTGCGCAACCTGGTCGACGACCTCCAGTCGTTCCGGCCGACGTTCGTCGTCGCCGTGCCCCGCGTGTTCGAGAAGGTCTACAACGGCGCCAAGCAGAAGGCGCACGCCGGCGGCAAGGGCAAGATCTTCGACGCGGCCGAGCAGACCGCCGTCGCCTTCAGCAAGGCCCGCGACGAAGGCGGGCCCGGCCTCGGGCTGCGGATCAAGCACGCGCTGTTCGCGAAGCTGGTGTACGGCAAGCTCCAGGCGGCCCTGGGCGGCCGGTGCGTCGCCGCGGTGTCCGGGGGCGCGCCGCTGGGCTCGCGGCTCGCGCACTTCTTCCGGGGCGTGGGCGTGCCGGTGTACGAGGGCTACGGCCTCACCGAGACCAGCGCGGCGGCGTGCGTGAACACCGAGTCGGCGTTCCGCGTCGGCACGGTCGGCCGGCCGGTCGCGGGCACCTCGCTGCGCATCGCCGAGGACGGCGAGGTGCTGATCAAGGGCGACATCGTGTTCACCGGCTACTGGAACAACCCGGCGGCCACCGCCGAGTCGCTGGTCGACGGCTGGTACCGCTCGGGCGACCTCGGCGCGCTGGACGACGACGGCTTCCTGAAGATCACCGGACGCAAGAAGGAGATCATCGTGACGGCGGGCGGCAAGAACGTCTCGCCGGCCCAGCTCGAGGACCGGCTCCGGGCGCACCCGCTGATCAGCCAGTGCATGGTGGTCGGCGACGCGCGGCCCTACGTCGGCGCGCTGATCACCGTCGACCCGGAGTTCTTCCCGGCGTGGCGCGAGCGGACGGGCAAGCCCGCCACCGCCGGCGTCGCCGACCTGCTCGACGACGAGGACCTGCGCGCGGAGATCCAGGCCGCGGTCGACGACGCCAACCAGGCGGTGTCCAAGGCCGAGTCGATCCGCCGGTTCCGCATCCTGCCGGTGGACTTCACCGAGGCCGGCGGCGAGCTGACCCCGAGTCTGAAGCTGCGGCGGTCCGTCGTCTCGGACACCTACCGGCGGGACATCGAGTCGCTGTACGCGTGA